The following proteins come from a genomic window of Accipiter gentilis chromosome 2, bAccGen1.1, whole genome shotgun sequence:
- the SS18 gene encoding protein SSXT isoform X3 encodes MSVAFAAPRQRGKGEITPAAIQKMLDENNHLIQCIMDYQNKGKTSECSQYQQMLHTNLVYLATIADSNQNMQSLLPAPPTQNMPMGPGGMSQSGPPPPPRSHNMSSDGMVGGGPPAPHMQNQMNGQMPGPNHMPMQGPGPNQLNMTNSSMNMPSSSHGSMGGYNHSVPSSQSMPVQNQMTMSQGQPMGNYGPRPNMNMQPNQGPMMHQQPPSQQYNMPQAGGQHYQGQQPPMGMMGQVNQGNHMMGQRQIPPYRPPQQGPPQQYSGQEDYYGDQYSHGGQGPPEGMNQQYYPDGNSQYGQQQDAYQGPPQQQGYPPQQQQYPGQQGYPGQQQGYGPSQSGPGPQYPNYPQGQGQQYGGYRPTQPGPPQPPQQRPYGYDQGQYGNYQQ; translated from the exons ATGTCGGTGGCGTTCGCGGCCCCGAGGCAGCGGGGGAAGGGCGAGATCACGCCGGCCGCCATCCAGAAG ATGTTGGATGAAAATAATCATCTTATTCAGTGTATAATGGACTATCAGAACAAAGGGAAGACATCTGAATGCTCACA ATACCAGCAGATGCTGCATACAAACTTGGTTTACCTAGCCACTATAGCTGACTCCAACCAGAACATGCAGTCTCTACTACCAGCA CCACCCACACAGAATATGCCTATGGGTCCGGGAGGGATGAGTCAGAGCGGCCCTCCCCCACCTCCGCGCTCGCACAACATGTCTTCAGATGGTATGGTAGGTGGGGGCCCTCCTGCACCACACATGCAGAACCAGATGAACGGCCAGATGCCTG GACCTAACCATATGCCTATGCAAGGACCTGGACCTAACCAACTCAATATGACGAACAGTTCCATGAACATGCCTTCAAGTAGCCATGGGTCAATGGGTGGCTATAATCACTCAGTGCCATCCTCGCAGAGTATGCCAGTGCAGAATCAGATGACTATGAGCCAGGGACAGCCAATGGGCAACTATGGTCCCAGACCAAACATGAACATGCAACCAAACCAAG GTCCAATGATGCACCAGCAGCCTCCCTCCCAGCAATACAACATGCCACAAGCAGGTGGCCAGCATTACCAGGGGCAGCAGCCACCTATGGGAATGATGGGCCAAGTTAATCAAGGAAATCACATGATGGGTCAGAGACAGATTCCTCCATACAGGCCGCCACAGCAAG GCCCACCACAGCAGTACTCAGGCCAGGAAGACTATTATGGGGACCAATACAGTCATGGTGGACAAGGTCCTCCAGAAGGCATGAACCAGCAATATTACCCTGATG GAAACTCACAATATGGTCAGCAGCAAGATGCATATCAAGGACCACCCCAACAGCAGGGTTATCCACCACAACAGCAGCAATATCCAGGCCAACAGGGCTATCCAGGACAACAGCAGGGTTATG GCCCCTCCCAGAGTGGTCCAGGACCTCAGTATCCCAATTATCCACAAGGACAAGGCCAGCAGTATGGGGGATACAGACCCACACAGCCTGGGCCACCACAGCCACCACAGCAGAGGCCTTATGGATATGACCAG
- the SS18 gene encoding protein SSXT isoform X1 yields MSVAFAAPRQRGKGEITPAAIQKMLDENNHLIQCIMDYQNKGKTSECSQYQQMLHTNLVYLATIADSNQNMQSLLPAPPTQNMPMGPGGMSQSGPPPPPRSHNMSSDGMVGGGPPAPHMQNQMNGQMPGPNHMPMQGPGPNQLNMTNSSMNMPSSSHGSMGGYNHSVPSSQSMPVQNQMTMSQGQPMGNYGPRPNMNMQPNQGPMMHQQPPSQQYNMPQAGGQHYQGQQPPMGMMGQVNQGNHMMGQRQIPPYRPPQQGPPQQYSGQEDYYGDQYSHGGQGPPEGMNQQYYPDGHNDYGYQQPSYPEQGYDRPYEDSSQHYYEGGNSQYGQQQDAYQGPPQQQGYPPQQQQYPGQQGYPGQQQGYGPSQSGPGPQYPNYPQGQGQQYGGYRPTQPGPPQPPQQRPYGYDQGQYGNYQQ; encoded by the exons ATGTCGGTGGCGTTCGCGGCCCCGAGGCAGCGGGGGAAGGGCGAGATCACGCCGGCCGCCATCCAGAAG ATGTTGGATGAAAATAATCATCTTATTCAGTGTATAATGGACTATCAGAACAAAGGGAAGACATCTGAATGCTCACA ATACCAGCAGATGCTGCATACAAACTTGGTTTACCTAGCCACTATAGCTGACTCCAACCAGAACATGCAGTCTCTACTACCAGCA CCACCCACACAGAATATGCCTATGGGTCCGGGAGGGATGAGTCAGAGCGGCCCTCCCCCACCTCCGCGCTCGCACAACATGTCTTCAGATGGTATGGTAGGTGGGGGCCCTCCTGCACCACACATGCAGAACCAGATGAACGGCCAGATGCCTG GACCTAACCATATGCCTATGCAAGGACCTGGACCTAACCAACTCAATATGACGAACAGTTCCATGAACATGCCTTCAAGTAGCCATGGGTCAATGGGTGGCTATAATCACTCAGTGCCATCCTCGCAGAGTATGCCAGTGCAGAATCAGATGACTATGAGCCAGGGACAGCCAATGGGCAACTATGGTCCCAGACCAAACATGAACATGCAACCAAACCAAG GTCCAATGATGCACCAGCAGCCTCCCTCCCAGCAATACAACATGCCACAAGCAGGTGGCCAGCATTACCAGGGGCAGCAGCCACCTATGGGAATGATGGGCCAAGTTAATCAAGGAAATCACATGATGGGTCAGAGACAGATTCCTCCATACAGGCCGCCACAGCAAG GCCCACCACAGCAGTACTCAGGCCAGGAAGACTATTATGGGGACCAATACAGTCATGGTGGACAAGGTCCTCCAGAAGGCATGAACCAGCAATATTACCCTGATG GTCATAATGATTACGGTTATCAGCAACCGTCGTATCCTGAACAAGGCTACGATAGGCCTTATGAGGATTCCTCACAACATTACTACGAAGGAG GAAACTCACAATATGGTCAGCAGCAAGATGCATATCAAGGACCACCCCAACAGCAGGGTTATCCACCACAACAGCAGCAATATCCAGGCCAACAGGGCTATCCAGGACAACAGCAGGGTTATG GCCCCTCCCAGAGTGGTCCAGGACCTCAGTATCCCAATTATCCACAAGGACAAGGCCAGCAGTATGGGGGATACAGACCCACACAGCCTGGGCCACCACAGCCACCACAGCAGAGGCCTTATGGATATGACCAG
- the SS18 gene encoding protein SSXT isoform X2 produces MMLDENNHLIQCIMDYQNKGKTSECSQYQQMLHTNLVYLATIADSNQNMQSLLPAPPTQNMPMGPGGMSQSGPPPPPRSHNMSSDGMVGGGPPAPHMQNQMNGQMPGPNHMPMQGPGPNQLNMTNSSMNMPSSSHGSMGGYNHSVPSSQSMPVQNQMTMSQGQPMGNYGPRPNMNMQPNQGPMMHQQPPSQQYNMPQAGGQHYQGQQPPMGMMGQVNQGNHMMGQRQIPPYRPPQQGPPQQYSGQEDYYGDQYSHGGQGPPEGMNQQYYPDGHNDYGYQQPSYPEQGYDRPYEDSSQHYYEGGNSQYGQQQDAYQGPPQQQGYPPQQQQYPGQQGYPGQQQGYGPSQSGPGPQYPNYPQGQGQQYGGYRPTQPGPPQPPQQRPYGYDQGQYGNYQQ; encoded by the exons ATG ATGTTGGATGAAAATAATCATCTTATTCAGTGTATAATGGACTATCAGAACAAAGGGAAGACATCTGAATGCTCACA ATACCAGCAGATGCTGCATACAAACTTGGTTTACCTAGCCACTATAGCTGACTCCAACCAGAACATGCAGTCTCTACTACCAGCA CCACCCACACAGAATATGCCTATGGGTCCGGGAGGGATGAGTCAGAGCGGCCCTCCCCCACCTCCGCGCTCGCACAACATGTCTTCAGATGGTATGGTAGGTGGGGGCCCTCCTGCACCACACATGCAGAACCAGATGAACGGCCAGATGCCTG GACCTAACCATATGCCTATGCAAGGACCTGGACCTAACCAACTCAATATGACGAACAGTTCCATGAACATGCCTTCAAGTAGCCATGGGTCAATGGGTGGCTATAATCACTCAGTGCCATCCTCGCAGAGTATGCCAGTGCAGAATCAGATGACTATGAGCCAGGGACAGCCAATGGGCAACTATGGTCCCAGACCAAACATGAACATGCAACCAAACCAAG GTCCAATGATGCACCAGCAGCCTCCCTCCCAGCAATACAACATGCCACAAGCAGGTGGCCAGCATTACCAGGGGCAGCAGCCACCTATGGGAATGATGGGCCAAGTTAATCAAGGAAATCACATGATGGGTCAGAGACAGATTCCTCCATACAGGCCGCCACAGCAAG GCCCACCACAGCAGTACTCAGGCCAGGAAGACTATTATGGGGACCAATACAGTCATGGTGGACAAGGTCCTCCAGAAGGCATGAACCAGCAATATTACCCTGATG GTCATAATGATTACGGTTATCAGCAACCGTCGTATCCTGAACAAGGCTACGATAGGCCTTATGAGGATTCCTCACAACATTACTACGAAGGAG GAAACTCACAATATGGTCAGCAGCAAGATGCATATCAAGGACCACCCCAACAGCAGGGTTATCCACCACAACAGCAGCAATATCCAGGCCAACAGGGCTATCCAGGACAACAGCAGGGTTATG GCCCCTCCCAGAGTGGTCCAGGACCTCAGTATCCCAATTATCCACAAGGACAAGGCCAGCAGTATGGGGGATACAGACCCACACAGCCTGGGCCACCACAGCCACCACAGCAGAGGCCTTATGGATATGACCAG
- the SS18 gene encoding protein SSXT isoform X4 has product MSVAFAAPRQRGKGEITPAAIQKMLDENNHLIQCIMDYQNKGKTSECSQYQQMLHTNLVYLATIADSNQNMQSLLPAPPTQNMPMGPGGMSQSGPPPPPRSHNMSSDGMVGGGPPAPHMQNQMNGQMPGPNHMPMQGPGPNQLNMTNSSMNMPSSSHGSMGGYNHSVPSSQSMPVQNQMTMSQGQPMGNYGPRPNMNMQPNQGPMMHQQPPSQQYNMPQAGGQHYQGQQPPMGMMGQVNQGNHMMGQRQIPPYRPPQQGNSQYGQQQDAYQGPPQQQGYPPQQQQYPGQQGYPGQQQGYGPSQSGPGPQYPNYPQGQGQQYGGYRPTQPGPPQPPQQRPYGYDQGQYGNYQQ; this is encoded by the exons ATGTCGGTGGCGTTCGCGGCCCCGAGGCAGCGGGGGAAGGGCGAGATCACGCCGGCCGCCATCCAGAAG ATGTTGGATGAAAATAATCATCTTATTCAGTGTATAATGGACTATCAGAACAAAGGGAAGACATCTGAATGCTCACA ATACCAGCAGATGCTGCATACAAACTTGGTTTACCTAGCCACTATAGCTGACTCCAACCAGAACATGCAGTCTCTACTACCAGCA CCACCCACACAGAATATGCCTATGGGTCCGGGAGGGATGAGTCAGAGCGGCCCTCCCCCACCTCCGCGCTCGCACAACATGTCTTCAGATGGTATGGTAGGTGGGGGCCCTCCTGCACCACACATGCAGAACCAGATGAACGGCCAGATGCCTG GACCTAACCATATGCCTATGCAAGGACCTGGACCTAACCAACTCAATATGACGAACAGTTCCATGAACATGCCTTCAAGTAGCCATGGGTCAATGGGTGGCTATAATCACTCAGTGCCATCCTCGCAGAGTATGCCAGTGCAGAATCAGATGACTATGAGCCAGGGACAGCCAATGGGCAACTATGGTCCCAGACCAAACATGAACATGCAACCAAACCAAG GTCCAATGATGCACCAGCAGCCTCCCTCCCAGCAATACAACATGCCACAAGCAGGTGGCCAGCATTACCAGGGGCAGCAGCCACCTATGGGAATGATGGGCCAAGTTAATCAAGGAAATCACATGATGGGTCAGAGACAGATTCCTCCATACAGGCCGCCACAGCAAG GAAACTCACAATATGGTCAGCAGCAAGATGCATATCAAGGACCACCCCAACAGCAGGGTTATCCACCACAACAGCAGCAATATCCAGGCCAACAGGGCTATCCAGGACAACAGCAGGGTTATG GCCCCTCCCAGAGTGGTCCAGGACCTCAGTATCCCAATTATCCACAAGGACAAGGCCAGCAGTATGGGGGATACAGACCCACACAGCCTGGGCCACCACAGCCACCACAGCAGAGGCCTTATGGATATGACCAG